Proteins encoded within one genomic window of Nitrospirota bacterium:
- the moeB gene encoding molybdopterin-synthase adenylyltransferase MoeB: MDFTEEQILRYSRHIILPEIGGKGQAKIAKAKVFIIGAGGLGCPVGFFLTAAGVGTIAMIDDDYVELSNLQRQIAHSTRTIGMPKVDSARATFEALNPDVDFIALKQRITAENIMELIEGYDIVVDGSDNFPTRYLINDACVLMGKPLASAAILRFEGQVTTIIPGVGHCYRCLFEEMPPAGLVPSCQEAGVLGVLPGIIGGLQAMEVLKIILGKGDVLKESLLIYDALKTTFRKVKVPRNPDCKVCGKHPTITSMDGANYGGDYCQG, encoded by the coding sequence ATGGATTTTACTGAAGAACAGATATTACGATACAGCCGGCACATAATCCTGCCTGAGATAGGCGGAAAAGGGCAGGCTAAAATTGCCAAAGCAAAGGTTTTCATAATAGGCGCTGGCGGACTGGGCTGTCCGGTTGGATTTTTCTTAACTGCCGCCGGAGTCGGTACCATAGCGATGATTGATGACGATTACGTGGAGTTAAGCAATCTGCAAAGGCAGATAGCCCATAGCACCCGTACCATTGGAATGCCGAAGGTGGACTCAGCTCGTGCTACTTTTGAAGCCCTCAACCCGGATGTTGATTTCATTGCATTAAAGCAACGAATTACAGCCGAAAACATAATGGAGCTTATCGAGGGCTACGACATAGTGGTGGACGGAAGTGATAACTTTCCTACCAGATACCTGATAAACGACGCTTGCGTGCTTATGGGAAAACCACTGGCAAGTGCTGCAATTTTACGGTTTGAAGGGCAGGTGACTACTATAATCCCAGGGGTTGGACACTGTTACCGCTGCTTGTTTGAAGAGATGCCGCCGGCTGGCCTTGTGCCCTCGTGTCAGGAGGCCGGAGTGCTTGGAGTTTTACCGGGCATCATAGGCGGACTTCAGGCTATGGAGGTTCTTAAGATAATACTCGGTAAGGGGGATGTGTTAAAGGAATCACTGCTTATTTATGATGCGCTTAAGACAACTTTCAGAAAAGTTAAAGTGCCCAGAAACCCTGACTGTAAGGTTTGCGGAAAACACCCCACTATTACCTCTATGGATGGAGCTAACTATGGCGGGGACTATTGCCAGGGATAG
- a CDS encoding M3 family oligoendopeptidase, protein MAVQQYQKSRWDLTELLPSDKEVQKVFIEIENCVAQIESKRNTLKADMNVGAFREILTLTENFATVAGKITAYSVLRFSEDTQDTEALAIMGNVENFLTDMQNRILFFSLWWKSLTDEESERLLDSSGNLKYYLERLRQFKEHTLTEPEEKIINIKDTNGSGALLTLYDMFTSKYDFVIDVDGKTTHNTRDGLMVYVRDMRPEIRERAYKELFRVFGNDETVLSQMYAYRVRDWAKEQIGLRKFKSPINVRNKSNDIPDDVIETLLSVCKEDSYVFHDYFKLKAKWLNLPKLRRFDLYAPIKAESKEKIDYSQAVSMVLESFADFSPEFAKLAGCVFDKQHIDSEDRTGKRGGAFCYGVLPELTPWVLLNYTGEPRQVATLAHELGHAVHSLLAQKHSVLTFHAPLPLAETASVFSEMLLTERLLEEEKDDATRRLILSSAIDDMYATVLRQAFFVIFEKTAHEMIEYGAPVNELNRVYMELLREQFGDSVDVSDDFQIEWITIPHIYHTPFYCYAYSFGELLSLSLYKRFKEVGRGFIPKIIKILSYGGSASPDVILKEAGIDMRDAQFWHGGFTFIKEMINRAMG, encoded by the coding sequence CTGGCAGTGCAACAATATCAAAAGAGCCGGTGGGATTTGACTGAGCTTTTACCATCCGATAAAGAAGTCCAAAAGGTTTTTATAGAAATAGAGAACTGTGTGGCTCAGATTGAGTCAAAAAGAAACACGCTTAAAGCTGATATGAATGTCGGAGCTTTCCGGGAAATTCTGACATTAACAGAGAATTTTGCAACTGTTGCCGGAAAAATAACCGCTTACAGTGTTCTCAGATTCTCCGAGGATACTCAGGATACAGAGGCTCTTGCCATCATGGGAAATGTTGAGAATTTCCTGACTGATATGCAAAACCGGATACTGTTTTTCAGTCTGTGGTGGAAATCACTCACCGATGAGGAATCGGAGCGGCTTTTAGATTCCTCCGGCAATCTGAAATATTATCTTGAAAGACTGAGGCAGTTCAAAGAGCATACACTTACTGAGCCTGAGGAAAAAATAATCAACATAAAAGACACAAACGGCTCAGGCGCTTTGTTAACCCTCTACGACATGTTTACAAGCAAGTACGACTTTGTGATTGATGTGGATGGTAAGACAACGCACAACACCCGTGATGGCCTGATGGTTTATGTCAGAGACATGCGCCCGGAGATTCGTGAAAGAGCGTATAAGGAGCTTTTCAGAGTGTTTGGTAATGATGAAACAGTGCTTTCACAGATGTACGCTTACAGAGTAAGAGACTGGGCAAAGGAGCAAATTGGATTAAGGAAATTCAAAAGTCCTATAAATGTCCGCAATAAGTCAAACGACATACCGGATGACGTTATAGAGACCCTCCTTTCGGTATGTAAAGAGGATTCATACGTGTTTCATGATTATTTTAAATTAAAAGCAAAGTGGCTTAATCTGCCAAAACTTCGGCGATTTGACCTCTATGCTCCTATAAAGGCTGAGAGTAAGGAAAAAATTGATTATTCTCAAGCTGTTTCAATGGTGCTGGAAAGTTTTGCCGACTTTAGCCCGGAATTTGCTAAACTAGCGGGCTGTGTCTTTGATAAACAACACATTGATTCTGAGGACCGCACAGGTAAGCGCGGAGGAGCGTTTTGTTACGGAGTGCTCCCTGAGCTAACGCCCTGGGTGCTTCTTAACTACACTGGAGAGCCGCGTCAGGTAGCGACATTGGCACACGAGCTTGGACACGCCGTTCACTCGCTATTAGCGCAAAAGCACTCGGTGCTGACCTTCCATGCACCACTTCCCCTTGCTGAAACAGCCTCCGTGTTTTCCGAGATGCTGCTTACAGAGCGGCTGCTTGAAGAGGAAAAAGATGACGCCACACGCCGTCTAATCCTAAGCTCTGCCATTGACGACATGTATGCAACAGTGCTCAGGCAGGCTTTCTTTGTGATTTTTGAAAAAACCGCTCACGAAATGATTGAATATGGCGCCCCGGTTAACGAATTAAACCGCGTCTATATGGAACTTCTCAGAGAGCAGTTTGGTGACTCTGTTGATGTCTCAGATGATTTTCAGATTGAATGGATAACCATTCCACATATCTATCACACACCGTTTTACTGCTATGCTTATAGTTTTGGAGAGCTGCTCTCTCTTTCTCTGTATAAGAGATTTAAGGAGGTTGGCAGAGGATTTATTCCCAAAATTATAAAAATCCTCTCTTACGGGGGGTCAGCCTCACCGGATGTAATATTGAAAGAGGCAGGGATAGATATGAGAGATGCGCAGTTTTGGCACGGCGGCTTTACCTTTATTAAGGAAATGATTAACAGGGCTATGGGTTAA
- a CDS encoding ABC transporter ATP-binding protein produces MAPIILVENLGKSYMISHKLVGTYKTLRESVSALVKGVFKKLLRLNSSGTTQEELWALKDINLEIAEGERIGLIGRNGAGKSTLLKILSRITAPTEGRAVLRGRVGSLLEVGTGFHQELTGRENIYLNGAVLGMKKSEIKASFDRIVDFAGVEKFLDTPVKRYSSGMYVRLAFAVAAHLDTDILLVDEVLAVGDISFRKKCMERIREINTETGRTIVYVSHDIPTVRQICQRVIILSEGRIVNDGEANETTLLYEQNALYGSDVSPAEVVRKPLNSPFYLSKVQIRDLDGNICNRFETGQTLELHIWAEGEAPYENFTVGFDLHSEYGDRITFGTANPINDCFFKKTDRYFVCTLGPLPLTTGKYFFTLHTEIWQMHPWDVWQQAVSFYITDCDPYKTGFNIYASNVTMFINQSWQSLPPGQGE; encoded by the coding sequence ATGGCGCCAATAATTTTAGTTGAAAACCTCGGTAAAAGTTACATGATAAGCCATAAACTTGTGGGTACTTATAAGACCCTTCGTGAGTCTGTCTCTGCGTTGGTAAAAGGTGTTTTCAAAAAACTGTTGAGACTCAATAGTTCAGGAACCACGCAGGAGGAGTTATGGGCACTTAAGGATATTAATCTTGAGATAGCCGAGGGGGAGAGAATAGGCTTAATTGGACGAAATGGTGCAGGTAAAAGCACGCTGCTTAAAATTCTAAGCCGGATAACAGCGCCCACAGAGGGGCGAGCGGTACTAAGAGGGCGTGTAGGCAGTCTTTTAGAGGTAGGAACCGGCTTTCACCAGGAACTTACCGGACGTGAAAACATTTATCTAAACGGCGCTGTGCTTGGTATGAAAAAAAGTGAGATAAAGGCAAGTTTCGATAGAATTGTGGACTTTGCAGGGGTTGAAAAATTTCTCGATACGCCGGTTAAAAGATACTCATCGGGGATGTACGTGCGGCTGGCCTTTGCTGTTGCAGCTCATTTGGACACAGACATATTGCTTGTTGATGAGGTGCTGGCTGTTGGAGACATCAGTTTCAGAAAAAAGTGTATGGAGCGTATAAGAGAGATAAACACAGAAACAGGACGAACAATAGTTTATGTAAGCCATGATATTCCTACTGTCAGGCAAATATGCCAAAGGGTAATAATTCTGTCTGAGGGCAGGATAGTAAATGACGGGGAGGCAAACGAAACCACTTTATTATATGAACAAAATGCTCTTTACGGCTCTGATGTCTCACCGGCTGAGGTGGTAAGAAAACCTCTAAACAGCCCATTTTACCTTTCAAAAGTACAGATAAGAGATTTGGATGGTAATATTTGTAACAGATTTGAGACAGGTCAAACCCTGGAGCTTCATATATGGGCAGAGGGAGAGGCTCCTTATGAGAATTTTACCGTCGGATTTGACTTACACAGCGAATACGGTGACAGGATAACATTTGGTACCGCCAATCCAATCAATGACTGTTTCTTTAAAAAAACTGACCGCTACTTTGTCTGCACCCTGGGGCCGCTGCCGCTAACAACAGGCAAATACTTCTTTACGCTACACACTGAAATATGGCAAATGCACCCATGGGATGTTTGGCAGCAGGCCGTCTCTTTTTATATAACCGACTGTGACCCATACAAGACTGGATTTAACATTTATGCCTCCAATGTTACAATGTTTATTAATCAGAGTTGGCAGAGCTTACCGCCAGGGCAAGGTGAGTAA
- a CDS encoding cbb3-type cytochrome c oxidase subunit II: MGGTSGSDITHVALRHPDPQWHRKHLDNPSSITPDSVMPPYAQLSNDEKNQLAD; the protein is encoded by the coding sequence GTGGGAGGAACTTCAGGTTCTGATATAACACACGTTGCTTTAAGGCATCCTGATCCGCAATGGCACAGAAAACATCTCGATAACCCGTCATCAATTACTCCTGATTCAGTTATGCCACCATATGCACAGCTTTCAAATGATGAGAAGAATCAACTTGCGGATTGA
- a CDS encoding cbb3-type cytochrome c oxidase subunit I — translation MEHSTCTVSVWATVVTVLVVVVGYIIMGLFPQANITVFGTLILNEGREYIEAPRWADIMIAVSAILFLINNAMTMFKSKKITGIMGTLLGGMLFLTLMYLPGMFYTSSMVKDQYWWWWVVHLWVEGAWEVIAGAWNVSLGLTT, via the coding sequence GTGGAGCATTCCACTTGCACAGTTTCAGTTTGGGCAACCGTTGTAACTGTACTTGTCGTAGTTGTTGGCTATATAATTATGGGATTATTCCCTCAGGCTAATATAACAGTATTTGGCACACTGATTTTAAATGAAGGACGTGAGTACATAGAAGCACCGCGGTGGGCCGATATTATGATCGCAGTGTCTGCAATCCTGTTTCTTATCAACAACGCTATGACTATGTTTAAGAGTAAGAAGATTACTGGAATCATGGGCACCCTGTTAGGAGGAATGTTGTTTCTGACTCTTATGTATCTGCCGGGAATGTTCTACACCAGCAGCATGGTTAAGGACCAGTACTGGTGGTGGTGGGTTGTGCACCTTTGGGTTGAGGGCGCATGGGAGGTAATAGCCGGAGCATGGAACGTCTCCTTGGGCTTGACTACGTAA
- a CDS encoding SUMF1/EgtB/PvdO family nonheme iron enzyme: MKRIVTILMFAAFTLTAVMVLKEDVYGETYTDRVTSMEFVKIGAGLYIGKYEVTNAQYRKFKPNHNSKALHEISLNGDKQPVVYVSFDDAEEFAKWLSHKTGMKYRLPTEKEWETACKAGADIDTYWEKSEDACRYANLMDETHRAKVFPYLPQESLIMVNCEDGFVLTAPVGSKEPNKFGLYDMLGNVSEWTDTPHVDKRITRGGSWTSIPERATCSYSKPILPKTWAADIGFRLVLEKK, from the coding sequence ATGAAAAGGATAGTAACCATTCTGATGTTCGCGGCTTTCACTTTGACAGCTGTAATGGTACTAAAAGAGGACGTATATGGTGAGACATATACTGACAGAGTTACATCAATGGAATTTGTAAAAATAGGTGCTGGCTTGTATATTGGTAAATATGAGGTTACAAACGCACAGTACAGAAAATTCAAACCTAATCACAACAGCAAAGCGCTTCATGAAATCTCTTTAAACGGTGATAAACAGCCCGTGGTGTATGTATCTTTTGATGATGCAGAGGAATTCGCAAAGTGGTTATCACATAAGACAGGGATGAAGTACAGACTGCCAACAGAAAAAGAGTGGGAGACTGCCTGTAAAGCAGGAGCAGATATTGACACATACTGGGAAAAGAGTGAAGATGCCTGTCGTTATGCTAATCTCATGGATGAAACGCATAGAGCTAAGGTATTTCCATACCTTCCACAGGAGAGTCTCATTATGGTTAATTGTGAAGATGGCTTTGTGCTAACAGCACCGGTAGGCAGCAAAGAGCCAAACAAATTTGGATTGTATGATATGTTGGGAAACGTGTCGGAGTGGACGGACACTCCCCATGTTGACAAACGTATTACACGAGGTGGAAGTTGGACTTCTATCCCAGAAAGAGCAACATGTTCTTACAGTAAACCAATATTGCCAAAAACATGGGCTGCTGATATAGGTTTTCGTCTAGTCCTTGAAAAGAAGTAG
- a CDS encoding sulfurtransferase TusA family protein — MDDIIPNKKLDIRGLKCPYTFVRSKLTIESMEPGQVLEILLDYQEASNSIPKSMEDHGHKVLRVEKINATEWIILVRKEND, encoded by the coding sequence ATGGATGACATCATTCCAAATAAGAAATTAGATATAAGAGGGCTTAAATGCCCTTACACGTTTGTCAGATCAAAACTCACCATAGAGTCCATGGAGCCCGGTCAGGTGCTGGAAATACTGCTGGATTATCAGGAGGCGTCAAACAGCATCCCAAAGTCTATGGAGGACCACGGGCATAAGGTTCTACGAGTAGAGAAGATAAACGCCACAGAATGGATAATTCTCGTAAGAAAAGAAAACGATTAG
- a CDS encoding YtxH domain-containing protein produces the protein MVTHEAGHNVKRYVFLGSFLGGLIGATAALLLVPQSPEDRKKTLTDIQRDLFNPIKNKFNELVEHVGDTLIKAIDDAAKNAVENVTDSTVDSIDDIDD, from the coding sequence ATGGTTACACATGAGGCAGGGCATAACGTAAAAAGATATGTGTTTTTAGGTTCGTTTCTGGGCGGACTGATAGGGGCAACGGCAGCTCTGTTACTTGTGCCGCAAAGTCCTGAGGACAGAAAAAAGACCCTTACCGATATTCAAAGAGATTTGTTTAATCCGATAAAAAACAAGTTTAACGAGCTGGTGGAACACGTTGGTGATACGCTTATAAAGGCAATTGATGACGCCGCTAAGAATGCTGTGGAAAATGTAACTGACAGCACAGTTGACAGTATTGATGATATTGATGACTAA
- a CDS encoding homoserine dehydrogenase codes for MTTFNVGIIGLGTVGGGTAKILLNNTDLIQKRSGIDIRLKKISDLDIERDRGFNIPAGVLTRDAYEIINDPEISVVVELIGGINPAKKFIIDALKNGKHVVTANKALLATHGTDIFQVAADCKRIVGFEAAVAGGIPIIKVLKEGLAANHIQSIYGIINGTSNYILTKMTTEGAEFAKTLSDAQRLGYAEADPTFDIEGIDTAHKLTLLASLSYGIPLSFDSIYKEGITAITPEDIQYAAELGYKIKLLAIAKIGGAEIELRVHPTMIPNSFMISKVDDVLNAVYITGDAVGETMYYGRGAGDMPTGSAVVSDIIDIAKNPNAPLTQVIGAEREKFKIKNIKDIETMYYFRFTALDKPGVLSKISGVLGAHNISISAVIQKERRAGEAVPLVVLTHKAVESNVTGAISEIDTLPIVSAKTKFIRVEGKE; via the coding sequence ATGACAACCTTTAATGTTGGTATTATCGGCCTTGGCACAGTGGGTGGCGGCACCGCTAAAATCCTGCTTAACAATACAGATTTAATCCAAAAACGCTCCGGAATAGATATCCGGCTGAAAAAGATATCCGACCTTGATATTGAAAGAGACCGCGGGTTTAATATACCTGCCGGTGTTTTGACCAGAGATGCCTATGAAATAATAAATGACCCGGAAATATCCGTTGTGGTTGAACTTATTGGCGGCATAAATCCCGCTAAAAAATTCATCATTGATGCTCTGAAAAACGGCAAACATGTGGTTACGGCTAATAAGGCGCTCCTTGCTACCCACGGAACTGACATCTTTCAGGTTGCTGCCGACTGTAAGCGAATTGTTGGTTTTGAGGCAGCCGTGGCTGGCGGTATCCCCATTATAAAGGTATTAAAGGAGGGGCTTGCCGCAAATCACATACAATCCATATATGGCATAATTAATGGAACATCCAACTACATTCTGACAAAGATGACTACAGAGGGGGCAGAGTTTGCCAAAACCCTGTCTGACGCTCAACGCCTTGGTTATGCTGAGGCAGACCCGACCTTTGACATCGAAGGTATTGATACGGCACACAAGCTGACACTTTTAGCATCGCTGTCTTACGGTATTCCGCTATCATTTGACAGCATCTATAAAGAGGGAATCACAGCTATTACCCCTGAGGATATACAGTATGCTGCGGAGTTGGGTTATAAAATCAAGTTGCTTGCCATAGCTAAAATTGGGGGAGCAGAAATAGAACTCCGCGTTCATCCAACCATGATACCAAATAGTTTTATGATCTCAAAAGTTGACGATGTTCTTAACGCAGTGTATATAACCGGAGATGCTGTGGGAGAGACTATGTATTACGGGCGCGGGGCCGGGGATATGCCTACGGGCAGTGCCGTAGTGAGCGACATAATTGATATAGCCAAAAACCCAAACGCTCCGCTTACACAGGTTATAGGGGCAGAGCGTGAAAAATTTAAAATCAAAAACATAAAAGACATAGAAACTATGTACTATTTCCGCTTTACGGCACTTGATAAACCCGGTGTGCTTTCTAAAATATCCGGAGTGCTGGGGGCGCACAACATCAGTATCTCGGCAGTGATTCAAAAAGAACGCCGTGCCGGTGAGGCCGTTCCTCTTGTGGTACTGACCCATAAGGCAGTTGAAAGTAATGTCACAGGCGCAATCAGTGAAATAGACACATTACCTATTGTCTCAGCAAAGACTAAATTCATACGTGTAGAGGGAAAAGAATAA
- the rfaE1 gene encoding D-glycero-beta-D-manno-heptose-7-phosphate kinase: MERFKDRHILVIGDIILDHYVWGKVERISPEAPVPVVDVERESYLLGGAGNVANNVVSLGASVTISGVAGDDYNEVVLSSLFKERGISTAGIYRDQRPTTTKSRVMAHGQQVVRFDKENRAAIGKSALKHITEYVGDNFDKFDGIIISDYKKGVITQGFIKFLVDKTAGEHKFISADPKVGHFQYYHGLSLITPNKKEAQEGSGITIEDKQSLERAGKKLLKTLNLNTVLITRGDEGMSLFYETQVHHIPTVAKAVYDVTGAGDTVISAFTLAHVSGASLVESAVIANHAAGIVVGFVGTAVTTVDAVLSSLNDTHTNPDSIAR, from the coding sequence TTGGAAAGATTTAAGGACAGACACATTCTGGTCATAGGGGATATAATACTTGACCACTATGTGTGGGGTAAGGTGGAAAGGATATCTCCGGAGGCACCAGTGCCGGTTGTGGATGTAGAGAGGGAGAGTTATCTTCTTGGGGGGGCTGGCAATGTGGCAAACAATGTGGTTTCACTTGGGGCATCCGTAACAATATCCGGTGTCGCTGGCGATGATTACAACGAGGTTGTGTTATCGTCTCTGTTTAAAGAGCGCGGGATAAGCACTGCTGGTATATATCGTGATCAAAGACCGACAACGACAAAATCCCGTGTCATGGCACACGGCCAGCAGGTCGTGCGTTTTGACAAAGAGAACAGGGCTGCAATAGGCAAATCCGCTCTAAAACACATCACAGAGTATGTTGGCGATAATTTTGATAAATTTGACGGGATAATCATATCAGACTACAAAAAGGGCGTCATAACACAGGGTTTTATTAAGTTTCTTGTAGATAAGACCGCAGGTGAACATAAGTTTATATCTGCTGACCCCAAAGTTGGCCACTTTCAATACTACCATGGGCTTTCCCTGATTACTCCCAATAAAAAGGAGGCACAGGAGGGCTCAGGGATTACCATAGAAGACAAGCAATCACTGGAGCGAGCCGGCAAAAAACTCCTTAAAACCCTGAATCTTAACACTGTGCTGATTACCAGAGGCGATGAAGGGATGAGTCTTTTTTACGAAACGCAGGTTCACCACATTCCTACAGTGGCAAAAGCCGTCTATGACGTTACCGGTGCCGGAGATACTGTCATATCAGCATTTACGCTTGCTCATGTGTCAGGCGCTTCTTTAGTGGAAAGTGCTGTGATAGCTAATCATGCCGCAGGCATTGTGGTTGGCTTTGTAGGTACTGCTGTAACAACCGTTGATGCTGTGCTATCTTCACTAAACGACACTCATACCAATCCGGATTCAATAGCTAGGTAA
- a CDS encoding ABC transporter permease → MKKSFQITIEPERGAAHFFRELYDYRELLVFLSIKDVLVRYKQTVFGVAWAVMRPVLTMAIFTFIFGKLAKMPSHGIPYPVLVFTAMLPWQFFSNTVAESSNSLILNENMVSKVFFPKIIIPTSAVMVSLLDFFISFALLVGMLSYYNIWFNVRIVFLPFFLLLLTMLSLGIGYWLSALNVKYRDFRYVIPFVLQIGLYVTPVGFSSTVVPDKWKLFYSLNPMVGIIEGFRWVLSGSSAELYTMEIYLAIFITLLILFTGVWFFNKNESTFADII, encoded by the coding sequence GTGAAAAAATCCTTTCAGATAACAATAGAGCCGGAAAGAGGTGCTGCTCACTTCTTTCGTGAACTTTATGACTACCGTGAGCTTTTAGTGTTTCTTTCTATCAAGGATGTTCTTGTACGCTACAAACAAACCGTCTTTGGTGTTGCATGGGCAGTTATGAGACCAGTTTTAACTATGGCAATTTTCACCTTTATCTTTGGTAAGCTGGCTAAGATGCCATCACACGGAATCCCATACCCGGTACTGGTCTTTACAGCAATGCTTCCATGGCAGTTTTTCTCTAACACCGTAGCAGAAAGCAGTAACTCGCTTATCCTGAATGAAAACATGGTCTCAAAGGTATTTTTCCCTAAAATAATCATACCCACATCTGCTGTGATGGTTAGTTTATTAGATTTTTTTATATCCTTTGCTTTATTAGTTGGTATGCTGTCATATTACAACATCTGGTTTAATGTGAGAATTGTGTTTCTGCCTTTTTTTTTACTTCTGTTGACAATGCTGTCCCTTGGAATTGGCTACTGGCTCTCTGCGCTGAATGTAAAGTACAGGGATTTTCGGTATGTTATACCATTTGTTTTGCAGATAGGACTCTATGTGACCCCTGTTGGGTTTTCCAGTACAGTTGTGCCCGATAAGTGGAAACTTTTTTATTCACTAAATCCGATGGTTGGTATAATTGAAGGTTTCAGATGGGTTTTATCTGGCAGCTCAGCAGAGCTCTATACCATGGAAATCTATTTGGCAATTTTTATAACCTTATTGATATTGTTTACAGGTGTCTGGTTTTTTAATAAGAACGAATCAACTTTTGCAGATATAATCTGA
- a CDS encoding YtxH domain-containing protein, translating to MSKNEENKGVSSAFIAVATVLGSMAGALLGLVVAPQTGKQTREKIKETYSGMVDSINTVVKKVDGTLPGVLEKFRTELKEVPEQLKSDIIMLSKEAEGKMNEAVEMGSTIISGFKNTISSTLDDGKKVIAAKFDNDEKKKD from the coding sequence ATGAGCAAGAATGAGGAAAATAAGGGGGTTTCATCTGCTTTTATAGCAGTAGCAACGGTGCTTGGCAGCATGGCGGGCGCTTTGTTAGGTCTTGTGGTTGCCCCTCAGACGGGTAAACAGACGAGAGAGAAAATTAAGGAAACCTACTCTGGTATGGTTGATAGCATCAACACGGTTGTTAAGAAGGTTGATGGTACACTGCCGGGTGTGCTGGAAAAATTTAGAACAGAGCTTAAAGAAGTCCCTGAGCAGTTGAAAAGCGATATAATAATGCTGTCTAAGGAGGCTGAGGGTAAGATGAATGAAGCCGTTGAAATGGGTAGTACAATAATAAGCGGTTTTAAAAACACTATTTCCTCTACTTTGGATGATGGTAAAAAAGTTATTGCTGCTAAATTTGACAATGATGAAAAAAAAAAGGATTAG